One genomic region from Granulimonas faecalis encodes:
- a CDS encoding ABC transporter ATP-binding protein, whose amino-acid sequence MLVLRHVSKTFNRGTATEKRALHPCDLTVERGDFVTIIGGNGAGKSTLLNIIAGMFLPDGGTVTLDGRDVTLLSEPQRARYLGRVFQDPMRGTAADMQISENLAMAYRRGKRRTLAWGVTRDERAMFRERLAGLGLGLEDRLADKVGLLSGGQRQALTLLMATLQKPDLLLLDEPTAALDPSTASKVLGLIRTIVGEQGLTTFMVTHNMADALSMGNRLIMMWEGRIIYDVRGAEKDALSVEDLLRKFEEVSGSALDNDRMLLG is encoded by the coding sequence ATGCTCGTGCTCAGGCACGTCTCCAAGACCTTCAACCGCGGCACCGCCACCGAGAAGCGCGCCCTGCACCCGTGCGACCTCACGGTGGAGCGCGGCGACTTCGTGACCATCATCGGCGGCAACGGAGCCGGCAAGTCCACGCTGCTCAACATCATCGCGGGCATGTTCCTGCCCGACGGCGGCACCGTGACCCTGGACGGCCGCGACGTCACACTGCTCTCCGAGCCCCAGCGCGCCAGGTACCTGGGCCGCGTGTTCCAGGACCCCATGCGCGGCACCGCGGCCGACATGCAGATCTCGGAGAACCTGGCCATGGCCTACCGCCGCGGCAAGCGGCGTACGCTGGCCTGGGGCGTGACCCGCGACGAGCGCGCCATGTTCCGCGAGCGCCTCGCCGGCCTGGGCCTGGGCCTGGAGGACCGCCTGGCGGACAAGGTGGGCCTTCTCTCCGGCGGCCAGCGCCAGGCGCTCACGCTCCTCATGGCCACGCTCCAGAAGCCAGACCTGCTCCTGCTCGACGAGCCCACGGCCGCCCTGGACCCCTCCACGGCCTCCAAGGTGCTGGGGCTCATCCGCACCATCGTGGGCGAGCAGGGCCTCACCACGTTCATGGTGACCCACAACATGGCCGACGCCCTCTCCATGGGCAACCGCCTGATCATGATGTGGGAGGGGCGCATCATCTACGACGTGCGCGGCGCCGAGAAAGACGCCCTCTCCGTCGAGGACCTGCTGCGCAAGTTCGAGGAGGTCTCGGGCTCGGCCCTGGACAACGACCGCATGCTGCTGGGCTGA
- a CDS encoding ABC transporter permease has protein sequence MAAALFSAINQGILWGVMVLGVYITYKLLNIADLSVDGTFALGGCVAATAMATGGVDPWLAVLLAFGAGALAGGCTGLMHALLNIPAILAGILTMIGLWSVNLRIMGKSNTPLLNARTVYTDVADLTGLPRDIVVLVVAAAMAAALVGLLYWFFGTEVGSSLRATGNNPDMARALGVDTRMAVLLALMVSNGLVAMSGALVCQSQKYADVGMGTGAIVIGLAAIVIGEALGRLTPGRLRSFGSRLVAAVVGSAAYFLIRAVVLQMGLDANDMKLLTALIVVFALGVPYLAGKARQRSSYQREGVSE, from the coding sequence ATGGCTGCCGCACTCTTCAGCGCCATCAACCAAGGCATCCTCTGGGGCGTCATGGTGCTGGGCGTCTACATCACGTACAAGCTCCTGAACATCGCCGACCTCTCCGTCGACGGCACGTTCGCCCTCGGCGGCTGCGTGGCCGCCACGGCCATGGCCACCGGCGGGGTAGACCCCTGGCTCGCCGTGCTCCTCGCCTTCGGCGCGGGCGCCCTGGCCGGCGGCTGCACGGGCCTCATGCACGCGCTGCTCAACATCCCCGCCATCCTCGCAGGCATCCTCACGATGATCGGCCTGTGGTCGGTCAACCTGCGGATCATGGGCAAGTCCAACACGCCCCTGCTCAACGCCCGCACCGTCTACACCGACGTCGCCGACCTCACGGGCCTCCCCCGCGACATCGTGGTGCTCGTGGTGGCCGCGGCCATGGCCGCGGCGCTCGTGGGCCTGCTCTACTGGTTCTTCGGCACGGAGGTGGGCAGCTCCCTGCGCGCCACGGGTAACAACCCCGACATGGCCCGCGCCCTTGGCGTCGACACCCGCATGGCGGTGCTCCTGGCCCTCATGGTCTCCAACGGCCTCGTGGCCATGTCCGGCGCCCTCGTGTGCCAGAGCCAGAAGTACGCCGACGTGGGCATGGGCACCGGTGCCATCGTCATCGGCCTGGCCGCCATCGTCATCGGCGAGGCGCTCGGGCGGCTCACGCCCGGCAGGCTGCGCTCCTTCGGCAGCCGCCTCGTGGCCGCCGTGGTGGGCTCGGCCGCGTACTTCCTGATCCGCGCCGTCGTCCTGCAGATGGGCCTCGACGCCAACGACATGAAGCTCCTCACCGCCCTCATCGTGGTCTTCGCCCTGGGCGTCCCCTACCTGGCGGGCAAGGCCAGGCAACGGAGCTCCTACCAGAGGGAAGGGGTGAGCGAGTGA
- a CDS encoding ABC transporter substrate-binding protein produces MKPLQKIGAATMAGALALVLGACGAQPASSPEAEAASGTYRIGVIQLTEHAALDAANEGFIAALDDSGIDYTVDQQNAQGDQSACQTIASKLVNDGDDLILAIGTPAAQAVAGSTTEIPVVGTAVTDFAAAGLVEANDAPGGNVTGTSDLNPVSDQIALLQKLVPEAKKVGILYCSAEDNSGIQADLAEKACKDAGLSTERFTVSSSNEIQQVVESMAGKVDAVYAPTDNVIAAGIATVSMVANENNLPVICGEENMVNGGGLATYSLNYRDLGYRAGEMAVKILKGEAKPADMPIEYLSGDDLKLVVNEETAKTLGIDVSGLES; encoded by the coding sequence ATGAAACCGCTGCAGAAGATCGGCGCCGCAACCATGGCCGGCGCCCTGGCGCTCGTCCTGGGCGCCTGCGGAGCCCAACCGGCCTCCTCTCCCGAGGCCGAGGCGGCCTCGGGCACCTACAGGATCGGCGTCATCCAGCTCACCGAGCACGCGGCCCTCGACGCCGCCAACGAGGGCTTCATCGCCGCCCTCGACGACTCCGGCATCGACTACACCGTGGACCAGCAGAACGCCCAGGGCGACCAGAGCGCCTGCCAGACCATCGCGTCCAAGCTCGTCAACGACGGCGACGACCTGATCCTGGCCATCGGCACCCCGGCCGCCCAGGCCGTGGCCGGCTCCACGACCGAGATCCCCGTCGTGGGCACCGCCGTGACCGACTTCGCCGCGGCCGGCCTCGTCGAGGCCAACGACGCCCCCGGCGGCAACGTCACCGGCACGAGCGACCTCAACCCCGTGTCCGACCAGATCGCCCTGCTCCAGAAGCTCGTGCCCGAAGCCAAGAAGGTGGGCATCCTCTACTGTTCTGCAGAGGACAACTCCGGCATCCAGGCCGACCTGGCCGAGAAGGCCTGCAAGGACGCCGGCCTTTCCACCGAGCGCTTCACCGTCTCCAGCTCCAATGAGATCCAGCAGGTGGTGGAGTCCATGGCCGGCAAGGTCGACGCCGTCTACGCCCCCACCGACAACGTCATCGCCGCCGGCATCGCCACCGTGTCCATGGTGGCCAACGAGAACAACCTGCCTGTGATCTGCGGCGAGGAGAACATGGTCAACGGCGGTGGCCTGGCAACCTACAGCCTCAACTACCGCGACCTGGGCTACCGCGCCGGCGAGATGGCCGTGAAGATCCTCAAAGGCGAGGCCAAGCCCGCCGACATGCCCATCGAGTACCTCTCCGGCGACGACCTGAAGCTCGTGGTCAACGAGGAGACCGCCAAGACCCTGGGCATCGACGTCTCCGGGCTCGAGTCCTAA
- a CDS encoding glutamine synthetase III family protein, which yields MASKVTEEYGILVFNDAVMQERLPRPTYKELAKVIKEGRRLDLDIANEVAHAMKEWALEKGATHYAHWFQPLNGITSEKHDSFLAPRGDGTALMAFSGKELVQGEPDASSFPNGGLRATFEARGYTAWDPTSPAFIKDEVLCIPTAFISYTGEALDKKTPFLRSTVVLNEQAKRVLALFGKHPREVSCTVGPEQEYFLIKEEDFAQRPDLVMCGRTLFGCPPVKGQELEEHYFGAIRPTVNEFMKELDDELWRLGVPATTKHNEVAPCQHELAPIFERASMAIDHNLLTMEMMKLVASRHGLACLQHEKPFDYVNGSGKHDNWSIAADGKNLLDPSDTPEENLQFLVFLTCVIAAVDRHQDLMRCSVASAGNDHRLGANEAPPAIISIFLGDDLAGVVDALINGGSYTSHGHEVFDVGVPQLADVVLDTTDRNRTSPFAFTGNKFEFRMCGSQQNLSDANMVLNTAVAEMLDEFATAMDGLEDGEFAAHALEWVRDTLTRHQRIIFNGNGYSAEWPEEAARRGLLNLRTTADALPALLDPENIEFFARYGVLDAAEAGARYVAKAEQYAKLLNIEANTMVYMVRHFYLPALYSYSGDLAQTVATKDAIGIKSPAERGLLAELTEGITTVTGLADGLEAKNAEAAAVDDPGLQDDAYRDVVIPAMESLRGAVDAMEQVVGHDYWPFPSYNTMLFYV from the coding sequence ATGGCATCCAAGGTCACCGAGGAGTACGGCATCCTGGTCTTCAACGACGCCGTCATGCAAGAGCGGCTGCCGCGCCCCACCTACAAGGAGCTCGCGAAGGTCATCAAGGAGGGGCGCCGCCTCGACCTCGACATCGCCAACGAGGTCGCCCACGCCATGAAGGAGTGGGCGCTCGAGAAGGGGGCCACCCACTACGCGCACTGGTTCCAGCCCCTCAACGGCATCACGAGCGAGAAACACGACTCGTTCCTCGCCCCCCGCGGCGACGGCACCGCGCTCATGGCCTTCTCCGGCAAGGAGCTGGTGCAGGGCGAGCCCGACGCCTCGAGCTTCCCCAACGGCGGCCTGCGCGCCACCTTCGAGGCCCGCGGCTACACCGCCTGGGACCCCACGAGCCCGGCCTTCATCAAGGACGAGGTGCTGTGCATCCCCACGGCCTTCATCTCCTACACCGGCGAGGCCCTGGACAAGAAGACCCCGTTCCTGCGCTCCACGGTGGTCCTCAACGAGCAGGCCAAGCGCGTGCTCGCCCTCTTTGGCAAGCACCCCCGGGAGGTCTCCTGCACCGTGGGCCCCGAGCAGGAGTACTTCCTCATCAAGGAGGAGGACTTCGCCCAGCGCCCCGACCTCGTCATGTGCGGCCGCACGCTCTTCGGCTGCCCGCCGGTCAAGGGCCAGGAGCTCGAGGAGCACTACTTCGGCGCCATCCGCCCCACGGTCAACGAGTTCATGAAGGAGCTCGACGACGAGCTCTGGAGGCTCGGCGTGCCCGCCACCACCAAGCACAACGAGGTGGCCCCCTGCCAGCACGAGCTCGCCCCCATCTTCGAGCGCGCCTCCATGGCCATCGACCACAACCTGCTCACCATGGAGATGATGAAGCTCGTGGCCAGCCGCCACGGCCTCGCCTGCCTGCAGCACGAGAAGCCGTTCGACTACGTCAACGGCAGCGGCAAGCACGACAACTGGTCCATCGCCGCCGACGGCAAGAACCTGCTCGACCCGTCCGACACCCCCGAGGAGAACCTGCAGTTCCTCGTGTTCCTCACCTGCGTGATCGCCGCCGTTGACCGGCACCAGGACCTCATGCGCTGCTCGGTGGCCTCCGCCGGCAACGACCACCGTCTGGGCGCCAACGAGGCCCCGCCGGCCATCATCTCCATCTTCCTGGGCGACGACCTCGCCGGCGTCGTGGACGCCCTGATCAACGGCGGCTCCTACACGAGCCACGGCCACGAGGTCTTCGACGTGGGCGTGCCGCAGCTCGCCGACGTCGTGCTCGACACCACGGACCGCAACCGCACGTCGCCCTTCGCCTTCACCGGCAACAAGTTCGAGTTCCGCATGTGCGGCTCGCAGCAGAACCTCTCTGACGCCAACATGGTGCTCAACACCGCCGTGGCCGAGATGCTCGACGAGTTCGCCACCGCCATGGACGGCCTCGAAGACGGCGAGTTCGCCGCCCACGCCCTCGAATGGGTGCGCGACACCCTGACGCGGCACCAGCGCATCATCTTCAACGGCAACGGTTACTCCGCCGAGTGGCCCGAGGAGGCCGCGCGCCGCGGGCTGCTCAACCTGCGCACCACCGCCGACGCCCTTCCGGCCCTGCTCGACCCCGAGAACATCGAGTTCTTCGCCCGCTACGGTGTGCTCGACGCCGCCGAGGCCGGCGCCCGTTACGTGGCCAAGGCCGAGCAGTACGCCAAGCTGCTCAACATCGAGGCCAACACCATGGTCTACATGGTGCGCCACTTCTACCTGCCGGCCCTCTACTCCTACTCGGGCGACCTGGCCCAGACCGTGGCCACCAAGGACGCCATCGGCATCAAGAGCCCCGCGGAGCGCGGCCTGCTCGCCGAGCTCACGGAGGGCATCACCACGGTCACGGGCCTGGCCGACGGGCTGGAGGCCAAGAACGCCGAGGCCGCGGCCGTGGACGACCCCGGCCTGCAGGACGACGCCTACCGCGACGTCGTGATCCCGGCCATGGAGTCGCTGCGCGGGGCGGTGGACGCCATGGAGCAGGTGGTGGGCCACGACTACTGGCCGTTCCCCAGCTACAACACCATGCTCTTCTACGTGTAG
- the polA gene encoding DNA polymerase I has product MADQRKTVAVVDGNSLIHRAFHAISANMTAPDGTPTNAVFGFMSMFIKLEERFKPWGIAVCFDKGRPKARMELLPSYKAQRPPMDPDLAAQFPLVKDLLAAMSVPVVELEGWEGDDLLGTLAREGAEQGYDMLLVTGDRDMYQLSGDHVRVVSTRKGMSDVAVMTPEAVADLYGGITPDLVPDFYGLKGDSSDNIPGVPGIGPKKAQQLIERYGSLDEVLAHADEVKGKMGENLRAHREDALVSRRVATIRCDAPVDVDLAETRFPDFDVATAREAFSRLGFTAIAQRVLAMAGAEAAAGLEGAEAASLAVPEPLEGAGADAAWEAALEDGSWLGLAVEEEQGQSTLFGTAAVLWCAVGDRLLRFGGGDMAERLVAAFSRGRVAGLDVKALIHRVSPMDSSEPAALDVRSVRPDAIFDVAVAAYLLDSTKSGYTVSDLAAGVLGVGLPDGDDVPAAAVEALVAGRCVEPLVERLQKGGAWPCFGEIEMPLLPVLAQMERVGMHADASVFAEQDAELAAQIDALAARIYEDAGEEFNIGSPSQLSHVLFDVMGLPTAGLKRTKRGYYSTNAQVLDELSRSHDIVANVLTWREKSKIAKTYLAALPNEIRGDGRIHTTFNQTVTATGRISSSDPNLQNIPVKTEEGRRVRSAFTVPEGWKFLAVDYSQIELRLLAHLSGDEHLVRAFVEGEDFHAETAARVFGVPVEEVTPLLRSRAKAVNFGIVYGQQAYGLSQTLHIPQREAQGMIDSYYAAYPGVRRFLDETVARARELGFATTMWGRRRLVPDISARNAMVRAAAERTAMNHPMQGSAADIIKIAMERVQRALNERGLESRLIMQIHDELDLQVPDGELEEVRELVSRIMEGVADLSVPLVADASWGDNWAEAK; this is encoded by the coding sequence ATGGCAGACCAGCGCAAGACCGTGGCCGTCGTCGACGGCAACTCCCTGATCCACAGGGCGTTCCACGCGATCTCGGCCAACATGACGGCACCCGACGGCACGCCCACCAACGCGGTGTTCGGCTTCATGTCCATGTTCATAAAGCTCGAGGAGCGTTTCAAGCCCTGGGGCATCGCCGTGTGCTTCGACAAGGGCCGCCCCAAGGCCCGCATGGAGCTGCTGCCCTCCTACAAGGCCCAGCGCCCGCCCATGGACCCCGACCTCGCGGCGCAGTTCCCGCTGGTGAAGGACCTGCTCGCCGCCATGTCGGTGCCGGTGGTGGAGCTCGAGGGCTGGGAGGGCGACGACCTCCTGGGCACCCTGGCCCGCGAGGGCGCCGAGCAGGGCTACGACATGCTGCTGGTCACCGGCGACCGCGACATGTACCAGCTCTCCGGCGACCACGTGCGCGTGGTCTCCACCCGCAAGGGCATGAGCGACGTGGCCGTCATGACGCCCGAGGCGGTGGCCGACCTCTACGGCGGCATCACGCCCGACCTCGTGCCGGACTTCTACGGCCTCAAGGGCGATAGCTCCGACAACATCCCCGGCGTGCCTGGCATCGGCCCCAAGAAGGCCCAACAGCTCATCGAACGCTACGGCAGCCTCGACGAGGTGCTGGCCCACGCCGACGAGGTCAAGGGCAAGATGGGGGAGAACCTGCGCGCTCACAGGGAGGACGCCCTCGTGAGCCGCCGGGTGGCCACCATCCGCTGCGACGCGCCGGTGGACGTGGACCTCGCCGAGACGCGCTTCCCGGACTTCGACGTCGCCACGGCCCGGGAGGCCTTCTCTCGTCTGGGCTTCACCGCCATCGCCCAGCGGGTGCTGGCCATGGCGGGCGCCGAGGCCGCAGCGGGGCTGGAGGGCGCCGAGGCCGCGTCGCTCGCGGTGCCCGAGCCTCTGGAGGGCGCCGGGGCCGATGCTGCCTGGGAGGCTGCCCTCGAGGACGGCTCCTGGCTGGGTCTCGCCGTGGAGGAGGAGCAGGGTCAGTCCACGCTCTTCGGCACCGCGGCCGTGCTCTGGTGCGCCGTGGGCGACAGGCTCCTGCGCTTTGGCGGTGGCGACATGGCCGAGCGCCTTGTGGCCGCGTTCTCCCGGGGCCGGGTGGCCGGCCTGGACGTCAAGGCGCTCATCCACCGCGTGAGCCCCATGGACTCCTCGGAGCCCGCCGCCCTCGACGTGCGCTCCGTGCGCCCCGACGCCATCTTCGACGTGGCCGTGGCCGCCTACCTGCTGGACTCCACCAAGAGCGGCTACACCGTCTCCGACCTCGCCGCCGGCGTGCTGGGTGTCGGGCTGCCGGACGGCGACGACGTGCCCGCCGCGGCCGTGGAGGCCCTCGTGGCCGGCCGCTGCGTGGAGCCCCTCGTGGAGCGCCTGCAGAAGGGGGGCGCGTGGCCCTGCTTCGGCGAGATCGAGATGCCGCTCCTGCCCGTGCTCGCCCAGATGGAGCGCGTGGGCATGCATGCCGACGCATCGGTCTTCGCCGAGCAGGACGCCGAGCTCGCCGCGCAGATAGACGCCCTGGCCGCCCGCATCTACGAGGACGCGGGGGAGGAGTTCAACATCGGCTCGCCCTCCCAGCTCTCCCACGTGCTCTTCGACGTCATGGGGCTGCCCACCGCCGGCCTCAAGAGGACCAAGCGCGGCTACTACTCCACCAACGCCCAGGTGCTCGACGAGCTCTCCCGCAGCCACGATATCGTGGCCAACGTGCTCACCTGGCGCGAGAAGTCCAAGATCGCCAAGACCTACCTCGCGGCCCTGCCCAACGAGATCCGCGGCGACGGGCGCATCCACACCACGTTCAACCAGACCGTGACCGCCACGGGCCGCATCTCCAGCTCGGACCCCAACCTCCAGAACATCCCGGTGAAGACCGAGGAGGGCCGCCGTGTGCGCTCTGCCTTCACGGTGCCCGAGGGCTGGAAGTTCCTGGCTGTGGACTACTCCCAGATCGAGCTGCGCCTGCTCGCGCACCTCTCCGGCGACGAGCACCTGGTGCGCGCCTTCGTGGAGGGGGAGGACTTCCACGCGGAGACCGCCGCCCGCGTGTTCGGCGTGCCGGTGGAGGAGGTCACGCCGCTCCTGCGCAGCCGCGCCAAGGCCGTGAACTTTGGCATCGTGTACGGCCAGCAGGCCTACGGGCTCTCCCAGACGCTGCACATCCCGCAGCGGGAGGCCCAGGGGATGATCGACTCCTATTACGCCGCCTACCCCGGCGTGCGCCGCTTCCTCGACGAGACCGTGGCCCGCGCCCGCGAGCTGGGCTTTGCCACCACCATGTGGGGCAGGCGCCGCCTCGTGCCCGACATCTCGGCCCGCAACGCCATGGTGCGCGCCGCGGCCGAGCGGACGGCCATGAACCACCCCATGCAGGGCAGCGCCGCCGACATCATCAAGATCGCCATGGAGCGCGTGCAGCGGGCCCTCAACGAGCGGGGGCTGGAGAGCCGCCTCATCATGCAGATCCACGACGAGCTGGACCTCCAGGTGCCCGACGGCGAGCTCGAGGAGGTGCGCGAGCTAGTCTCCCGGATCATGGAGGGCGTGGCCGACCTCAGCGTCCCGCTCGTAGCCGACGCCAGCTGGGGAGACAACTGGGCCGAGGCCAAGTAG
- a CDS encoding PTS sugar transporter subunit IIA → MGQFLTADNVFLHCDASTRDEALSLIAEKAVEQGAATDAQVLYQAFLDREAEGSCGMVSGFAIPHAKSAAVTRPCVLVVRSDRPLEGWETMDRAPVTCAVAIMVPDTDAGTPYLRLLAKLAVMLMNDGFAREVLSQEDPAEVAAAIDAGLEA, encoded by the coding sequence ATGGGCCAGTTCCTCACCGCCGACAACGTCTTCCTCCATTGCGACGCCTCCACGCGCGACGAGGCCCTGTCCCTCATCGCCGAGAAGGCCGTGGAGCAGGGTGCGGCCACCGACGCCCAGGTCCTTTACCAGGCCTTCCTCGACCGCGAGGCCGAGGGGTCCTGCGGCATGGTGTCCGGCTTCGCCATCCCCCACGCCAAGTCGGCCGCCGTCACGCGGCCCTGCGTCCTGGTGGTGCGCAGCGACCGTCCCCTCGAGGGCTGGGAGACCATGGACCGCGCGCCCGTCACCTGCGCCGTGGCCATCATGGTGCCCGACACCGACGCCGGCACCCCGTACCTGCGCCTCCTCGCCAAGCTCGCCGTCATGCTCATGAACGACGGCTTCGCCCGGGAGGTCCTGTCCCAGGAGGACCCGGCAGAGGTGGCCGCCGCCATCGACGCCGGCCTGGAGGCCTAG
- the pfkB gene encoding 1-phosphofructokinase, with product MIYTVTFNPSVDYVMHPTTLDMGYTNRSTAEEMYAGGNGINVSTILTELGVDNVAMGFIGGFTGDFVLNTLQQQGINTNFIRLDKGNTRINVKLNGIIMTIINGMGPNIPISKVDELFTRIDRVSSGSTLVLTGSIPSCLPDDMYDMMMSKFSGRGIRFVVDAPGDLLMNALAAEPFFIKPNNHEVGRIFGANPETPEEVLPYARQLHEKGAQNVLVSCGGYGAALVDANGEEHVTRCPPCRLVNATGAGDSMVAGFLAALDRGWSYGDALNYASACGSATAASNGLANRSTIERFYSSLNHLLADEKAHAGEEVVEVVETDDDSEA from the coding sequence TTGATCTACACCGTCACCTTCAACCCGTCCGTCGACTACGTGATGCACCCCACCACGCTCGACATGGGCTACACAAACCGCTCCACCGCCGAGGAGATGTACGCCGGCGGCAACGGCATCAACGTCTCCACCATCCTCACCGAGCTCGGCGTCGATAACGTGGCTATGGGCTTCATCGGCGGCTTCACCGGCGACTTCGTGCTCAACACCCTGCAGCAGCAGGGCATCAACACCAACTTCATCCGTCTCGACAAGGGCAACACGCGCATCAACGTCAAACTCAACGGCATCATCATGACCATCATCAACGGCATGGGGCCCAACATCCCCATCTCCAAGGTCGACGAGCTGTTCACCCGCATCGACCGCGTGAGCTCCGGCAGCACCCTCGTCCTCACGGGCTCCATCCCCAGCTGCCTGCCCGACGACATGTACGACATGATGATGAGCAAGTTCTCCGGCCGTGGCATCCGCTTCGTGGTGGACGCCCCTGGCGACCTCCTCATGAACGCCCTGGCCGCCGAGCCCTTCTTCATCAAGCCCAACAACCACGAGGTCGGCCGCATCTTCGGCGCCAACCCCGAGACCCCCGAGGAGGTCCTGCCCTACGCCCGCCAGCTCCACGAGAAGGGCGCCCAGAACGTCCTCGTCTCCTGCGGCGGCTATGGCGCCGCGCTCGTGGACGCCAACGGCGAGGAGCACGTCACCCGCTGCCCGCCGTGCCGCCTCGTGAACGCCACCGGCGCCGGCGACTCCATGGTGGCCGGCTTCCTGGCCGCCCTTGACCGCGGCTGGTCCTACGGCGACGCCCTCAACTACGCCAGCGCCTGCGGCTCCGCCACTGCGGCCTCCAACGGCCTGGCCAACCGCAGCACCATCGAGCGCTTCTACTCCTCGCTCAATCACCTGCTGGCCGACGAGAAGGCCCATGCGGGTGAGGAAGTTGTCGAGGTCGTGGAAACTGACGACGATAGCGAGGCATAG
- a CDS encoding HPr family phosphocarrier protein yields MVSQTVTIINPTGLHMRPAGLFASTMGKFSSNVTIKGNGKEINGKSPMAIMAGGLGAGTEIEIVCEGSDEADALKAAVELVESGLGE; encoded by the coding sequence ATGGTTTCTCAGACCGTCACCATCATCAACCCCACCGGCCTCCACATGCGCCCCGCCGGCCTCTTCGCCTCCACCATGGGCAAGTTCAGCTCCAACGTCACCATCAAGGGCAACGGCAAGGAGATCAACGGCAAGTCGCCCATGGCCATCATGGCCGGCGGCCTCGGTGCCGGCACCGAGATCGAGATCGTGTGCGAGGGATCCGACGAGGCCGACGCCCTCAAGGCCGCCGTGGAGCTCGTGGAGAGCGGCCTCGGCGAGTAG
- the ptsP gene encoding phosphoenolpyruvate--protein phosphotransferase gives MFQGVNGSDGIGIGQAQVAVEPDLSYTPTAHNDPAAERERYNGALEAFCDRTQAQADRMAVTVGEEESQIMIGHINMARDPFMIDEINNRINTGMSAEQAVDEVCDMFYGMFAGMDDPMMRERAADVQDIRVGLLANLLGKEVVDLSVLPAGSIVVVHDLTPSMTADIDKENVAGIVTETGGRTSHSAIIARALEIPAVLSVPNACTICRNGDTVVVDGTKGEVFVNPDEEALEGFRAEAAKAAEAKAALNAYRGKPTETADGDRVLLVANIGNPDDATGAIEHDAEGVGLFRSEFLFMDAKELPSEEDQFKAYQKVALKMKDQPVIIRTLDVGGDKEIPYLDLKKEENPFMGYRAVRYCLSNPEQYKVQLRALLRASAFGDIKIMVPLVTCLEEIRSVKELVEECKKELDAEGVKYNPDIEVGTMIETPAASLIADDLAAECDFFSIGTNDLIGYTMCADRGNDAIAYLYSVYNPAVLRSIKRIVECGNEAGIMVGMCGEAAADPLLIPMLISFGLGEYSVSAPSVLKTRKTISEWTKAEADALAEKVMRLKTAEEVKDALAEAAK, from the coding sequence ATGTTCCAGGGAGTCAACGGCTCCGACGGCATCGGTATCGGCCAGGCCCAGGTGGCCGTTGAGCCGGACCTCAGCTACACCCCCACGGCCCATAACGACCCCGCCGCCGAGCGCGAGCGCTACAACGGCGCCCTCGAGGCCTTCTGCGACCGCACCCAGGCCCAGGCCGACCGCATGGCGGTCACGGTGGGCGAGGAGGAGTCGCAGATCATGATCGGCCACATCAACATGGCCCGCGACCCGTTCATGATCGACGAGATCAACAACCGCATCAACACCGGCATGAGCGCCGAGCAGGCCGTGGACGAGGTCTGCGACATGTTCTACGGCATGTTCGCCGGCATGGACGACCCCATGATGCGCGAGCGCGCCGCCGACGTGCAGGACATCCGCGTGGGCCTTCTGGCTAACCTGCTGGGCAAGGAGGTCGTGGACCTCTCCGTGCTGCCTGCCGGCTCCATCGTCGTGGTGCACGACCTCACCCCGTCCATGACGGCGGACATCGACAAGGAGAACGTGGCCGGCATCGTCACCGAGACCGGCGGCCGCACCTCCCACTCCGCCATCATCGCCCGCGCCTTGGAGATTCCCGCGGTCCTCTCCGTGCCCAACGCCTGCACCATCTGCCGCAACGGCGACACCGTGGTGGTGGACGGCACCAAGGGCGAGGTCTTCGTGAACCCGGACGAGGAGGCCCTCGAGGGCTTCCGCGCCGAGGCTGCCAAGGCCGCCGAGGCCAAGGCCGCCCTCAACGCCTACCGTGGCAAGCCCACCGAGACCGCCGACGGCGACCGCGTGCTGCTCGTGGCCAACATCGGCAACCCCGACGACGCCACCGGCGCCATCGAGCACGACGCCGAGGGCGTGGGCCTGTTCCGCTCCGAGTTCCTGTTCATGGACGCCAAGGAGCTCCCCAGCGAGGAGGACCAGTTCAAGGCCTACCAGAAGGTGGCCCTGAAGATGAAGGACCAGCCGGTCATCATCCGCACCCTCGACGTGGGCGGCGACAAGGAGATCCCGTACCTGGACCTCAAGAAGGAGGAGAACCCCTTCATGGGGTACCGTGCCGTCCGCTACTGCCTGTCCAACCCCGAGCAGTACAAGGTGCAGCTCCGGGCCCTCCTGCGCGCCAGCGCCTTCGGTGACATCAAGATCATGGTGCCCCTGGTGACCTGCCTCGAGGAGATTCGCTCGGTCAAGGAGCTCGTGGAGGAGTGCAAGAAGGAGCTCGACGCCGAGGGCGTGAAGTACAACCCCGACATCGAGGTCGGCACCATGATCGAGACCCCCGCGGCCTCCCTCATCGCCGACGACCTCGCCGCCGAGTGCGACTTCTTCTCCATCGGCACCAACGACCTCATCGGCTACACCATGTGCGCCGACCGCGGCAACGACGCCATCGCCTACCTCTACAGCGTCTACAACCCCGCGGTGCTCCGCTCCATCAAGCGCATCGTGGAGTGCGGCAACGAGGCCGGCATCATGGTGGGCATGTGCGGCGAGGCCGCGGCCGACCCGCTGCTGATCCCCATGCTCATCAGCTTTGGTCTGGGCGAGTACTCCGTGAGCGCCCCCTCCGTGCTCAAGACCCGCAAGACCATCTCCGAGTGGACCAAGGCCGAGGCCGACGCCCTGGCCGAGAAGGTCATGAGGCTCAAGACCGCCGAGGAGGTCAAGGACGCCCTGGCCGAGGCCGCCAAGTAG